CGGTGAGGCGATCGAGCGGTACTCCGGCGTCTTCCACGGCGACGAGCCCCGGGTGGTCGCCTCCCTCGACTCCTTCGCCTCGGACGAGGTCGTTCACCCCAACGAGCTGCACCAGTACAGCGACTCGCAGTTCGCCGAGCGGGCCGCCTGGAACGCCCGACCGAGCCACTTCCACTGGGTCGGCGACGCCATCGACCCGGCGGAGCCGGTGGAGTGGACGCCGCTGTGGTCCCTCAGCGAGCAGCGCCGCAAGTGGGCCCCCACCTCGGTGCTCTACTACAACTACTCGACGACGCGCAGCCGCTACAACGGGGGCGCGAACTCCAACGGCTGCGCCGCCGGCGCCTCCCTCGAGGACGCGGTGCTGCAGGGCTTCATGGAGCTCGTCGAGCGCGATGCGACCGCGGTCTGGTGGTACAACCGCTCGCGTCGTCGCGCGGTCGACCTCGCCTCCTTCGAGGACCCGTACTTCACGCACTGGCAGGAGCAGTACGACGCCCTCGACCGGCGCTCGTGGGTGCTCGACATCACGACCGACCTCGGCATCCCCACCTTCGTGGCCATCAGCCACCGCACCGACAAGCCCGCGCAGGACATCCTGCTCGCCCTCGGCAGCCACTTCGACGCCTCGGTGGCCATCGGCCGGGCCCTCAGCGAGATGAACCAGTTCCTCCCCGCCGTCATCGGGATGCCGTCGGACGGCTCCGGCACGTACGCCTTCACCGACCCCACCCAGGTGCACTGGTGGAGCACGGCGACGATCGAGAGCGAGCCGTACCTCGTGCCCGATCCCGACGTGCCGGCCGCCACCCCGGCCGACTTCGTCGACCTCTCCCGCGACGACCTCGCCGAGGACGTCGACGTGGCCCGGGGCATCGTCGAGCGGGCCGGCATGGAGATGCTCGTGCTCGACCAGACCCGCCCCGACATCGGTCTGCCGGTGGCGCGCGTCGTCGTGCCCGGCATGCGCCACTTCTGGCCGCGCTACGCCGCCGGCCGGCTTTACGACGTGCCCGTCGCGCTCGGCCTGCAGTCGGCCCCGACCCCCGAGGCCGACCTCAACCCCATCGCCATGTTCCTGTGAGAGGACGAGAACCATGACAGTCATCGACAGCATCGTCGCCCAGGGTGGCGAGCGCCGCCCCGAGGCCCAATCCAACGAACAAACCGGTGCCGCAGGCGGTTTCGAGGATGCCAGTGGGTTGGGTACCGCTGCCGCGCCCGTCGACGCGGTGCGTGGGCTGCGCCTGCGCGACGGCGTCGCGGCCCTCGTCGAGGACGGCCTGCTCGAGCTGCGCTACGACGGGTCACCGGTGCTGCGGGTCAAGGGTCTGCCGGCCCCGGTGTCCGGACGCTTCACCTCCCTCGGGGAGCGCGCGACGGCCGAGCCGCTCACCGCGCCCGACGCCGCGGTGTTCGACCGCGTGGCGTCGGCGGTGGGTCGGTGCCTGGCCGAGGGGGTCTGGCAGGACGACGCGCTCGTCGTGCAGGCCGAGTCGGTGCGCCCGGGTCGCGTCGTGCGCCCGACGTCCCTCACCGCCGACGACGAGGTGCGCCTGTCCAAGTTCGCCTACCTGCACCGTCGCGACGAGCGGCTGCACGTGGAGTCGCCGGTCCAGGGGTCGCGCGTCGTCGTGCACGACACCCGGGTGCTCGACCTCGTCGGGCGGCTGGCTGAGCGCACGCGCGTGGGCGAGCTGACCGACGCGACGGGGCTGCGACCCACCACGGTGCACGCGGTGCTCGAGCTGCTCGTCGGCGCCGGTGTCGCCGACCTGGCCGACGCCGACCACGACGGCATCCTCGCCTCGGACACGGACGTGCAGCGACAGTGGGACTTCCACGACCTCCTCTTCCACTCGCGCTCGCGGGTCGGGCGTACCGACGAGGCCTTCGGCGGGGTCTTCCCGTACCGCGGCGAGATCAAGCCTCTGGCACCCGTGCGGCCGCACCACGACGGCCTCCACGTCGACCTGCCCCGCCCCGACCTCGACGAGGTCCGCGAGCGGGACGCCCCACTCGTGACCGTCATGGAGGGACGCACGTCGGTGCGCCACTACGGCGAGCAGCCGCTGACGGCCGCGCAGCTCGGGGAGTTCCTCTACCGCACCGCACGGGTGCGCGGCACCTACGGGCCGATGCCCGAGAGCGGCATGCCCTACCCGGCCAGCAGTCGCCCCTACCCGTGCGGTGGCGCGGGCTACGAGCTCGAGCTGTACCTCACCGTCGCCCGGTGCGAGGGCGTCGACCCCGGGTGCTACCACTACGAGGCCGACACCCACCGCCTCACTCTGCTGCCGACCCCGCCGTCGCTGAGGCAGCAGCTGCTCGACACCGCGTCGCTCTCGGCCGGCGGGGACGTGCGGCCCGACGTGCTCGTCACGATGACCGCGCGGTTCCAGCGGATCTCGTGGAAGTACCGCTCCATCGCCTACGCCGTGACCCTCAAGCACGTGGGGGTGCTCTACCAGACGATGTACCTCGTCGCGACGGCGATGCACCTCGCGGCGTGCGGCCTCGGTAGCGGCAACAGCGACCTCACCGCGGACGCCTTCGGCCTCGACTACCTCGAGGAGTCGGGCGTCGGCGAGCTCATCCTGGGCTCGCTGCCCTCACCGTTCGCGGGCGCCCCCGTGCCCGGTGGCAACCCGATCGGCAAGATGGGCGCGGACCCCACGTGGGAGCCGCACCTCGACCCCGGCTGGTACGCGTCGAGCCACGCCCGGCTGAACGGCTACGGGTCATGAGGGCCGCGACGTGGGGGCCTCTCGCGCCGGTGTCGGCGTTCGAGGACCCGCTGGCCCCGGTCCGCCGTCGACGCCCCCGCCTGGACCCCTCGCCCCTGTCCGACGTCGAGCGCCCGACGAGCACCTGCCTCCTCGGCGGTGCCCGGCTCGGCGCCACCGGCCGACGCGTGGGGGCGACGACGTGACCGCTACGGTCCCGGTCACGACGGGGTCCGCCGTCGCCGGCGTCGCCGCCGTCGTCGACGGCGCGACCGCCCGCACGATCCTGGCCCGGCAGTGCCGGTTGCCCGCCGCCACGCTGGACGCCCTGCGGGACGACGCCACGGCGGCTGCCGCCCGTGAGCTGCTGGGATCCCGCCGCACGATGCAGGCGCTGCGCGACCGCGTCGAGGACGTGTTGCACGGGTTGGTCGGTGGCTGTGACGACACGGGCCGCCGGCGCGAACTGCTGGGGGCGCGACGCAACGTGCACAAGGACGTCGTCGCGGCCCGGCACGAGGCCCTGCTCGACGAGGTCGCGACCGAGAACCCCGACGTCGCCACCTGGCTCGCCGCCGCCCGGGCGAGCCGCGAGCTGTCCGGACCCGACGACGCCGCCCGGGCACGTCTCGCCTCCGCGGCCGGGCGGGTCGTGCGGCTGCTCGACGACCCCGGCCTGCGGCGGGGGATCGCCTTCGCCTCGACGGCCTTCGCCCGCGAGCTCGACCAGCGCCCGTCGGGCCCCGTCGACCCCGACGGGCGGCTGGCCCGGACCGCGGTGAGCTACGCCGTGCGGGCCGCCCTCAAGCCGAGCCCGTTCTCCAGCCTCGCCACCCTGCACGCGGTGCGGTCGTCGGACGTCGGCGTCCGCGCCGACGACGGGGAGGGATGGAGCCGGGACCACACGACGTTCCGCCCGCTCGCCGTCGAGCTGCACGGACGCTGCGTGCAGCGTCCGTTCGCATGGGCGGGCCCGAAACCGGTTCGAGCGCAACGGATCCCGTCGATGCAGATGCGCAGTGGCACGTACGCCTTCCTGCCCCACTACGCCCACCAGGGCAGCCTCTACTACCGGACCGACGAGCTCACCGAGCTGACGTCGGAGGCCCCTCCGCTCAACGCTGCCGACGGCGTCGCCACCGGCCGTCTGCACGCGCGACGGCCCTGGGCGCTCACCGACGGTCACGAGCTCGGCCTCCTCGCCGGTGACGGACGGGACCGCGGCTGGCCCGCCGAGGTCGTCGACGCGCTCGGTGGGGCGGCCGAGGCCGAGGGACGGGTGCACCGGGCGCAGCGGCCCGACGAGGTCGTCGACGCCATCGAGGCGCTGCACGACGGCGCGCGCGACGCGCTGACGGCCGTGGGCTCGCGGGCCGGTTCGTGGCTGCTGCGCGAACCCCTCGTGCACGAGTCGGTGTCGGGCCCGGCGCTCGCGGCACCCGCCGCGCTGCCGTCCGAGCTGGCCCGGGTGCTGTCCCGGCGGGTCGTGCCCCTCGCCTTCTACGACACCCTGCGCCGCCTCTTCTCGGCGTTGCACGGTTCCGGCTCCGCGCCGCTCGTGGCCTTCTGCGCCGAGGCGACGCTCGCGCTCGAGCGCGCGCTGGTCGGCACGCCCGACCGTCACGAGCTCGACGACCTCCCGCGCGGGCACCTCAGCCTCGCGCGGCCGGCCAGTGTCGTCTACCACCAGCACAGCGGCGGTCGCGTCGTCGTCAACACCGTCATGGCCGACTACCTCGGTTCACGGTCGCGCTGGGGCCGGCTCGCCACCCTGACGGGTGACCTCGTCGCCGACGCGGTCACGACGGCCACGACCCGGCATCCGGGCACGGTGGCCTACCAGTTCTCGGCCTCGACCGACTGGACGACGACGCAGCGACCCGGTCCCGGTCTCCCTCTGGCCGAGTGGGGTCCGGCCCTGCTCGACCACCCGGGCGCCCACGACCTGGCGGCGTTCCGCATCCACCTGGACCCCGACACGCGCACGCTCCAGCTCACCGACCCCGACGGCGCGCCGGCCGCGCTGCTCTACGGCGGGGCCATCCCGCCGCACCTGCTCAAGGGGGTGGAGGGAGTGCTCGCGGTCATCGCCTCCCCGTGGGCCGTGCTGCCGCCGACGGCGCGCGCCGTCGAGGTCGACGGGGGTCTCGTCACGCCACGGCTCGAGGGCCCCGACGTCGTCTGGGGCCGACGGACGTGGTCGCTGTCGCCGGAGGTCGTGCCGACGTGGGCGCGCGGCGGCCACGTCACCGACGTCCTCGCGCGGGTCGAGGCGATGCGGGAGCGGTTCGCCATGCCGGGCGAGCTCTTCGTCGCGACCGTCGAGGCGGGCAGCGCCCGACCCGTCGGCAAGCCGACGTGGCTCAGCGTCGGCCACCCGCTCACCGTCCTCACCGCGCTGCGCGACCCGGGGCCGCGCGTACGCCGCTGGGTCTTCACCGAGGCCCTGCCCGCCCTCGCGGAGGCGGGGTCGTCCGTGCACGGGGAGGGCGGCTGCGTCACCGAGTTCGTGGCCGTGGTCGACCATGGCTGAGCACTGGCACTACCTGCGCGTCTACGTCCTCGACTTCGACGAGATCCCGGTCGTGCTCGAGCAGGTGGTGCGCCCCTGGCTCGACACCCGTGCCGACGAGATCGAGCGCTGGTTCTACCTCCGCTTCATGGACGCCACCGGCGTGCACCTGCGGCTGCGGCTGCAGCTGGTCGACCCGTGGTCGAGCACCGGCCACGACCTCGAGGACCGGCTCTGGGACTGGTGCGCGGCCGCCACCCTCGCCGACTCACGCTGCGTCCGCTTCGTGCTGCGCCGTCACTACGCGCCGGAGCACGCGAAGTTCGGCGGCGCCGCCGGCCTCGAGCTGGCCCACCGCATCTCGCACCTGGGCAGCGTGGCCGCCGCCGACCTGCTGCCCCTGCGCGACCGGATGCCGGTGCTCGCCCTCGGGGCCGGACACCTCACCGTCATGAACGCCACCTTCGCCCCCCTGCTCTCGAGCACCTTCATGTACCAGTACGGCTGGTACTGGACGGGCCGCGGCACGGTGGGAGACGGCTGGGCCACCGTCGTCGCGGACTCGCTCGCCCGACCCGAGGCCATCCGCTTCGACGCGGTGAGGGCCGTGGACGTCGCCCGCCGTGTCGTCGACGACGCCTGGGCCGGGCCGGTGCTGCGCACCTACGCCGACGCTGTGCTGCGCGAGGTGCAGACGCTGCGGCCCGAGATGTGGAACCACTCGGTCGCCCTCGTCGTGCACCACCACCTGCACCTGATGAACAACCGGCTGGGCGTCCTCCCGCTCCAGGAGGCCCACCTCGCCCGCATGCTCTACCTCGGGCACCGCATCGAGGCGGCCGCCGCCGCCAGAGCTGCCGCAGAAGCGGCCGGGACGGCCGCTGCCGCCGCTGCCATTGCTCCCGTTGCCGGTGCCCCGGCGTCGGGTACGACCCTGCCGGCGGGGGCGCTCCCCCCGCAGGAGGTGCCCGAGGCCGGCTGACGCCCGGACCCCCCCACATGACACGTGTCATCCGATCTCGGTGACACGGGTCTGCTGACCCCACCGCCCGGCGTGCGTACTGTCCGAGGCGTCGTCCCGGAAGCGCGGGACCACAGGTGCTGGTTCCAGTGCTGATTCAGGGGGATGCACACATGAACGACGCCGCGATCTATCTCGCCCTCGGCGA
This is a stretch of genomic DNA from Terracoccus luteus. It encodes these proteins:
- a CDS encoding thiopeptide-type bacteriocin biosynthesis protein; translation: MAEHWHYLRVYVLDFDEIPVVLEQVVRPWLDTRADEIERWFYLRFMDATGVHLRLRLQLVDPWSSTGHDLEDRLWDWCAAATLADSRCVRFVLRRHYAPEHAKFGGAAGLELAHRISHLGSVAAADLLPLRDRMPVLALGAGHLTVMNATFAPLLSSTFMYQYGWYWTGRGTVGDGWATVVADSLARPEAIRFDAVRAVDVARRVVDDAWAGPVLRTYADAVLREVQTLRPEMWNHSVALVVHHHLHLMNNRLGVLPLQEAHLARMLYLGHRIEAAAAARAAAEAAGTAAAAAAIAPVAGAPASGTTLPAGALPPQEVPEAG
- a CDS encoding SagB family peptide dehydrogenase; its protein translation is MTVIDSIVAQGGERRPEAQSNEQTGAAGGFEDASGLGTAAAPVDAVRGLRLRDGVAALVEDGLLELRYDGSPVLRVKGLPAPVSGRFTSLGERATAEPLTAPDAAVFDRVASAVGRCLAEGVWQDDALVVQAESVRPGRVVRPTSLTADDEVRLSKFAYLHRRDERLHVESPVQGSRVVVHDTRVLDLVGRLAERTRVGELTDATGLRPTTVHAVLELLVGAGVADLADADHDGILASDTDVQRQWDFHDLLFHSRSRVGRTDEAFGGVFPYRGEIKPLAPVRPHHDGLHVDLPRPDLDEVRERDAPLVTVMEGRTSVRHYGEQPLTAAQLGEFLYRTARVRGTYGPMPESGMPYPASSRPYPCGGAGYELELYLTVARCEGVDPGCYHYEADTHRLTLLPTPPSLRQQLLDTASLSAGGDVRPDVLVTMTARFQRISWKYRSIAYAVTLKHVGVLYQTMYLVATAMHLAACGLGSGNSDLTADAFGLDYLEESGVGELILGSLPSPFAGAPVPGGNPIGKMGADPTWEPHLDPGWYASSHARLNGYGS